The Natronocella acetinitrilica region CTGTGGACCGGTAACCGCCTGCTTTTGTCCAGCCAGGTGGGTACCGTATTGCTGGTCGGCCTGATCTGGACGCCAGACTTTCTGCTGGGGCTCGCCAGTGGTGGAGAGTGGGCGAACTTCACCGGCTACATGTTCAACCCCGAGAATCCGCTGCTGGCGCGCGCGACCTCGCTGTATCACATCGGCTTGCCGCTGATGCTGGTCTGGCTGATCGCCCATGTGGGTTATGACCGCCGTGGCCCCTGGCTGCAGACCGGTTTTGCCGTGGTCATTCTGCCCCTGACCTGGCTGCTTACCGAAGCGGATCGCAACATCAACTGGCTCAATGAGCCCCTGGGTGTGGAACAGGTCTGGTTCCCGGAGCCGGTGTTCGTCCTGGTAATGATGGTGCTCTATCCGGCGTTGCTGTTCTGGCCTGGACACGGCTTGGCGCTGTTCGTCAGGCGGCTTGGGCGGCGCGAAGTGGTCCTGCAATGAGGTCGGTGCAAGACAATTGTCGCTGGACACCCGGGGAAAACTCGACTGAGATGGAAGGTCGAGAACGTATAACAGGGAGGCTCATCATGAGCACATTAGGAAAGAAAATACCGGGTGTGGGTGTCGCGGCGATCATGGCTGCCGGCATGCTGGTGGGGACGGCGGCTGCATCGGACCTCAACGTGAACCCCGGTCTCTGGGAGTTCCGGACGGTGATGTCCACCGAAGGCCCCATGGACATGCCTGAGCAACGCTCCCAGGAAACCGAATGCCTGACCCAGGAAGACATCGATCAGGGGCCGCTATTCGACATGGATGACATGGGCGACGGCTGTGAAGTGCTGGACAGCAACATCAGCAGTAATCGGGTGACCTACACCATGGCCTGCGATGCCGGCGATGGCTCTACCTTCGACACCGAATACAGCATGGACCTCATGGGCGACCGCATCGAAGGCGTCATGACCGGCGATATCAACACGCCCATGGGTGACATGAAGTTGCGGATGGATTTCGAGGGTGAGCGCGTCGGCGACAGCTGCTGACGGTCTCCCTAGCCAAACAGCCCCTGGATATTCCCTCCATCGTGGCTGATCACCTGTCCGGTGATATAGCCACTGTGGGGGGAGAGTAGCCAGGCGGCCAGGCAGCCGAATTCCTCTGCCGCGCCGAAACGGCCGACGGGGATCGCTGCCTGCATCCGCTCCCGGGTGGCATCCCGATCAAGTTCCCAGGCCTGTTGTCGCGCCTGGGTCACCCGCTCAAGTGCTGCAGTGTCGTGTGCTCCGGGTGCGAGCACGTTGACAGTGATTCCCGTGGTTGCCAGTTCCTGGGACAGGGTTTTTGCATAGCCCACCACGGCGCTGCGCATGGCATTGCTCTGGGCGAGGCCCGGAATCGGTTGCTTGACGCCCTGACTCTCGACGAAAAGGATGCGGCCGGGTGTTGCCTTGCGCATAGCCGGCAGTAGCCCGGTCACCAGTTCAGCCTTCCAGCGAAAGACCAATCGGTAGGCTGCGTCCCATTCAGCCCCGGTGGTCTCCGCCGCCAGTCCCACCGGTGGCCCGCCGGCGTTGAGCACGACCCCGCTGGGGGCCTTTCCGGCCAACGCTGCCAATACCTGGGCCGGGCCATCATCTGCGGTCAGGTCGAGGGCAAGGGTCTGGCAGCGATCACTGGAGTCACCGGCCAGTGCGGCCAGCTTCTCCGGGCTGCGACCCACTGCCAGCACCCGTGCGCCTTCCGCCAGCAGCGCCTGACAGATGCCACGCCCAAGGCCATCGGATGCGCCGCAGACGATGAAAAGCCGATCGGACAGTTGTAGATCCATGCAGTCGCATCCTCGTTGCTGGAAGAGCCGAAGTCCGGCAAAGCTTCCACAACGGGGCGCAGGGTGCAAGCCTGTCCGCGGTCACTTGGGTTCGCGGGTCCCTTCGGAGACCAGATCCCGATAGGCATGCCAGCTGGCATGGCCCAGCAGGGGGAGGGCGACAGCAAGTCCGACGAAACCGACGGCGAGGCCGGCAAATGTCACCACGCTCAGCAAGAAGCCCCAGAGCAGCATGGGTTTGAAATTCTGCTGTACCACGGCGAGGCTGGTGATTACCGCCTCAAGCACGCTGGTGTTGGGCTGATCCAGCAGACGGGGAATGGACACCACGCTGAGGGCAAAGGCAACGAAGGCCAGTATGGCGCCGATCACGGTGCCGGTGAGAACCAGGGAAACGCCAGTGCCGGACAGCAGCAGATCGGTGTAGATGGTCGTGGTTTCCACCGTCGGGATATGAACGCCGAAGAACAGCGCGAACAGGATTGTCGCGAAACGTATCCATGCCAGCAGAAAGACCATGAGCAGCACGCCCATGAGTGCGATCTGGGTGGGGTTGCTGCGCCAGGCGAGCAGCACGGGCGGCAGGCTAACCTCCATGCCTTGCTGCAGGCGGCGGCTGATTTCGTAATTGCCCACGGCCACCAGGGGACCCATGAGCATGAAGCCGGCAATGAGCGGCAGCAGCCAGGACCCCTGGTCGATCAGCCACAAGCCGCCGACAAGCATCAGGCTCAGCACCACCCAGATCAGGCCGTAGCCCACGCTTACGCCCGGGCAGCGGCCGATATCCCGCCAGCCAGCCGCTAGCCAGCGCCACGGCTCTTCCATGCTCACGCGATGGATTATGACCGGATGATCCGCCCCCAGATCGAGCTTTGCCGCAACACTGCCTGCCATGTTCCCGCCCCTTCTCCCATCGGCATGCTTGGCATGCCGCTATCCAGAATTATTGACCATAAGCGTGTGTGATACAGCGGAAGAGGGTGTTACGGTCATGACGTATATCAAGGAGGCAACGATTTGAGTGAAACAACGACTGCCGTCCACGTGCCCGAGCACGGTGATGATGGCATCGCCACGCTTACGCTGGACATTCCCGGGACAAACTCCAACAACTTTTCTCTGGCGCTGATCAACGCCCTGCATGGCGCTCTGGACGAACTGCAGGCGCGTGAGGGGCTGGTGGGGCTGATTCTGCGTTCGACCAAGAACACCGGCTTTGCCGTGGGTGCGGATTCCGCCGAGCTTGAGCGTATGCTTGACCCTGCCTATGCGGCCACCTACATCCGCCGAGGCCAGGCGTTGACCTGCCGGATTGCCGCTCTGCCAGTGCCAACGGTGGCGTTACTGCATGGGAGCTGCCGTGGGGTGGGGCTGGAACTGGCCATTGCCTGCCGCTATCGCCTGGCGGCAGATGCAGCGAGCACGGCACTGTGTCTGCCCGACGTCATGCTGGACCAGCATTGCGGATTCGGCGGTTCGGCGCGACTGGCTGATCTGATCGGGGGCACTCCGGCGTTGGCCGTCATGGAGACCGGTCGGGTGGTCACGCCGGAGGAAGCACGCCAGATGGGGCTGGTAGATGGCGTGCATGCCGGTGAGGAGCTGGACGCCGCGGCTCGTAGCCTGCTGCAGAGCGACCCCGGACCGCATCGTCCAAAGGGGACGCAGAAACTGCTCTCCACCCGCCCGGTCTGGTGGCTACTCGATCGTATTCGCCAGGCGGATGATCTGGGCGACACCGCACCGGAGGCCCGTGTTGGCGCTGACGCCCTGCGTACGCTCTGGCGGGACCACGGCGGCGGCAGTCTGCATCGGCGGCTGCGCGCCGAGCGCTCCTCGGTGCTGCGCCTGCTGAGCCAGCCGCCTGCCCGCAATCGCATCCGACTCTATGCCATGACCGACCGTTACATGGCCGAGAGTCGCAGGATCGAGGCAACCATTCCGGGGCGCGTTCATGTGATCGGCGCTGGCGCTCTGGGCTCGGAGCTGGTGTCCCTGTTGGTTGCCAACGGTTTTCGCGTGTCGGTGCAGGATCTGCTGTCTGATCGGCTCGACGCCTTGCGCACCAGACTCCTCGGCGTGCAGCCATCCAACGTGGCAGACGGGGAGGCGGAAAGCGTAGGTGAGCCATTTCTCGCCGGAGAACCGGATGATCTCGCATCGGTGGATCTGGTTGTCGAGGCAATCGACGAGAATGCCGACCTGAAGCGCGCGCTGTTCGAGGAACTCGAAGGAAAGCTGGGCCCGGAGGCGGTCATCGCCTCCACCACGTCCACCGTGCCCCTGGCCTCGCTGGCAGGCCAGCTCGTCCATCCCACGCGGCTGGTGGGCCTGCGCATGATCCGCGAGCTGACTGGTGCCGGCATCGGGCCGGTGGTTGAGGTCGCAGTGGCGGCGGACGGCGGCGACGCTGCCGCTCGAACCGCAGCCGCGCTGGTGGCGGCGCTGGACCGCATGCCGCTGTATGTGAAGGATTGCCCCGGCGGCCTGCTGCATCGCCTGTTGCTGCCCTATGTGCTGGCTGGGGCGGCGCTCTACAGCCGTTCGGACCGGGAGCTGGTTGATGGTGCGGGACGCTATGCCGGCATGACCCTCGGGCCGCTGGAGCTCGCGGACTGGATCGGCCTCGATACCTCCGTGGCGCTGGCGGAGCAACTCGAAAAAGAGGTGCCGGCGCAATTGCGCGACCTGGTGGATGCCGGGCATCTCGGTCAGCGCACTGGTCACGGCTTCCATGACTGGCGTGGCAGCAAACGGGTGACCGCAAGTCCACCCCAGGGCCGCTCGCGATTTCCCGAAATTGCCGACTTGCTGATGGCGACGCTACGCGAACAGGCTCTGGCCTGCAGCGCGGCGGGCCTGGTCGCGGAAGATGACCTCATCGACGTGGTCGCCACCCTTGCCGCGGGCGTACCCGGCTACACCGGTGGGCCGCTGAACTGGGCACGGCAGCACCAGCAAGGGAGCAAAGACGACTAGAACGTGCCGAACACGGTCCCCACGGTAATCAGGAAAACCAGGGCGATGATGGGCACCAGCATCGCCACCACCGCGATATCCAGATAGGCCTGCCGGTGGGTAAGCCCGCAAATCGACAGCAGCGTGATGACAGCGCCATTGTGGGGCAGGGCATCAAGCCCGCCGGTGGCCACCGCCGTAACCCGATGCATCAGCTCAGGCGATATCCCCGCTGCCTGCCCCATGGCGAGATAGGTATCCCCCAGGGTGGAGAGCGCGATGCTCATTCCGCCGGAGGCAGAGCCCGTCATGCCGGCCAGCAGGTTGACGGCGATAGCCAGGGAGATCAGCGGGTTGTCGCCACCCATGCCGGTGACCCAGCCGCTGATGGTGTCAAAGGCCGCCAGCGAGGCCACCACCGAGCCAAAACCGACCAGGCTTGCCGTGTTGAAGATGGGCAGCACCGAGGCGTTGGCGCCGCTGTCCAGGGTGCCCGTTAGCCTGGGCAGGCGCTTGAGGTTGGTGAAGACCAGCACCAGGATGGAAATCACCAGGGCACCGATGATCGACCACACACCGCGCAGTGAATCGATGCTGGTGGCGCCATACTGGGGTTCGGCCAGGTAGTCGGTGTCCATGGCGGGAATGATCACTGCCGTGAACAACAGGTTGAGCGCAATGACCAGCACAATGGGCAGTACGGCCAGTGCCAGCGGCGGGCGATCCCGGGGCGTCTCCTCGGTGGGTAGCTCCATGAGATCGAAGCCTTCGCCGGAGGAACGCTCGCGCAAGTCCTTGTCCACCTGGGGCGCGTCGTCGGGATGATCGCCGTAGCCTTCGCCGGCTGACTTTGCCTGCTTCACCCGGTAATTGAGCCACGCCTGCCCCAGGATCAGCATGACCAGTCCAGTGAGGATGCCGAGTCCGGGTGCGGCAAAGGCCGAGGTGCCGAAGTAGGGCATGGGAATGGCGTTCTGGATGGCCGGTGTGCCGGGCAGGGCCGTCATGGTGAAGGTGAAGGCCCCCAGCGCAATGGTGCCCGGGATCAGCCGCTTGGGCAGATCGGCCTGACGGAACAGCGCAGCGGCGATGGGGTAGACGGCGAACGCCACCACGAACAGGGACACCCCGCCATAGGTCATCACCCCGCAGGAAAGCACCACCGCAAGCACGGCCTTTGCGTCGCCAAGACGCGCGACAATGGCCTGGGCAAGCACGTCGGCGCAGCCGGAGTCTTCCATGAGCTTGCCGAAGATTGCACCCAGCAGAAACAGTGGGAAAAAGCGCACGATGAAGTCGCCCGCCGAACCCATGAATACCTGGGTGTAACTGGCGAACAGCGGTGCTTCCACCGACACCAGCGCAACCAGGGCGGCCAGCGCCGGCGCGAGTATCAGCAGGCTCAGGCCGCGGTAGGCCAGATAGATGAGCAGCGCCAGTGCGATGAGTATGGCGATGATGCCGGTCATTGGTCAGTCCTGATCCCTGGGTTTCTTTGCCTCACGGATGGGGCGAAACGCGTCCTCGAAGAGTTCATCCAGATCAAAGGTCGAGCGCTCGCCGATGTCGTCAAAGTGCTTGTCCAGCCAGTCACTCGCCCAGCGATAGCCCTGGTCGCGCAGCCGCGTCAGGAAGCTCCATTCCGCGTTGAGTTTGCTTGAGGCGCTGAGTTGTTCGATCTCATGCTCGGCATGGATCAGGTGCAGGCGCATGGCGCGGTACCGCTCCAGTTCCAGCCCCTCGGCGTCGATGAGCTGATGCAGCAGCTGGATGGAGCGCAGTTCCTTGATGAGGCTGGAGTTGAACGTGATCTCGTTGAGCCGGTTGAGGATCTCCCGGGCCGTGCCGGGTAGCTGCCTGCGTACCAGGGGGTTGATCTGCACCACCACCAGATCGCGACAGCCCTGGTCGTCCACCAGTGGATAAAGTGCCGGATTACCACTGTAGCCGCCATCCCAGTACGCCTCGCCGTCGATGACAACGGCGTCGAACATGAACGGCAGGCAGGCTGACGCCATCACCGTATCCGCCGACAGATCCGGTTGTCGGAAGATGTGTGGGCGGCCGGTACGCACATTGGTTGCGGTGACGTAGACCTTGACCTTGCGGCAGGCGTTGACCCGCTCGAAATCCACCTGGTCCGCCACCAGATCCCGCAAGGGGTTGATGCCCAGCGGGTTCAGCTTCGCCGGCGGCACAAGCTGGGTGAGGCTCTCGAAAAAGAGGTAGCTCGGGGAGTGATCGAGGCTGTAGTTGCCGGTCAGCCGGTCCCAGGGGCTGCGCTGTATGGGCGAGAACCGCGCCGCATCGCTCACCGCTTTCCAGAAAGTCTGCAGGGCTTCCCGGGCCCCGTCCCGACCATTTCGCTGCAGCCCGTCGGCAACCATGACGCCGTTCATCGCGCCGGCGCTGGTGCCACTGATCCCGTCAATCTCTATTCGCTCGTCTTCGAGAATGCGATGCAGCACCCCCCAGGTCAGCGCCCCATGGGCGCCACCGCCCTGCAGTGCAAGATCGATACGCTTGTGTGCGCCTTTTGCCATCTTTTCCTCCGAACAAGAATTGATGCACTGCATCACAGCGCGAGACCAGTGTCCACATCAGATGTCTGATCGTCTGTGCGGCCAGCGTCGCATTGTCGTTCCGCTCAAGAATGATGTGGATCAAGCCTGCACGGTTCTGCATGCGATAGAACGTAGGCATTATCCAGCAGCCTAGAGCACAGGAGAGCCCCATGGCACAGTTACCCGACATTCTGTTAGTGCCCGTTGACGGTTCGACGAACGCGTCGAAGGCCGCCGCGTACGCGACGAACCTGGCCGAGAAACTCGGTTGCAGGGTCCGTCTCTTGTTCGCTTTCGCCAAGACCCCCCAGGATATGTTCGGGGTGCCCACGGAAATGCCTAACCCCAGGGAACTCGCCCATTTCTCCCCCGAGGCCTTCGAGCGGCTGCGTGATGAGACCGCGCAGGCCGCCTTCGGTGCCGCGCGCAAGGCAATGGGGGAAACCGGTATCAGCGTGGAGGAGAAGATCATCCGCGGTGAGGCCGGTGACGCCATCATCGAGCACGCGGCCGGCGAGCAGTCCGCCATGATCATCATCGGTCGGCGGGGGTTGTCGCGGTTCCGGGAGTTGCTCGTGGGCAGCACCACCCAGCGGGTGATGCATCATGCGAACTGCCCGGTCCTGGTCGTGCGCTGATTGATGGTGTCCGATTTCTAAGTCGGATGTTGTCGTGGAACGGAGGGCGGGTACGCCGTCCAGAGACACGCCGTGAACCCATCCACGGGGGCTCGACAGCGACATCCCTGTCGCTGACGGTCTCTGGGCGGCGCACCCGCCCTCCGTTCGTGCCATTGGCTTGCGGGTGCCTTTGCCAGCGCTGTTGTGGTGCGTTACGGCCTTTGGCCTAACGCACCCTACGAGTGCTATGGCGCCATGCCCGCCAAAGGGTGCGTTAGCGCGCAGCGCGTAACGCACCATTCAGGCGTTGGTACTGTCCGCCACAACCTATTCCGCCTCACCCACCCCGAGCCAGACGCAACTCCTCGATCACGTATTCCGCCAGTGCATCCGCCACCGGGCTGCGCTTCGGATTGCGTACCAGCAACACCTGGTAGTCACCCAGTGGCGGCAGGCCGGTGTCTGGCCCGAGTCGCCGCAATGGCGGACGGATCAGGCTCAACGGAAAAGGCGCAACGGCCAGGTCCGCAATCATCGCCGCTTCCTGCCCGGCGCAGTTCTCGCTGGAGTAGGCAACGCGGTAGCCCACGCCGGCTGCGTCCAGTGCGGCGAGGGCCTTGGTCCGCCAGGCGCAGCCCTGGCTTGCCAGGGCAAGGGGCAAGGGCGTGCGCCGCGCGGCTATGCCGCCCTCGCGACCTGCCCAGACCAGGCTTTCCGTATCCACGACTTCTCCGCGCCCCTGGTCCTGACCGTCGTTACCGCCGGTCACCAGTGCGAGATCCAGTTCGTCCAGATCCAGTCGACGAATGATATCGAGGGTCCCGCCGACACTGACATTCACCTGCGCCGCCGGGTGGCTTCGGGCAAACCGCGCCAGGACACCGGGAAGCACCCGCGTGCCAACATCGTCGGGCGTACCAAAGCGGACGGTGCCGGCCAGGGGCGGAGCGAGAAACTGGGTGACTGCTTCCTCGTTGAGCTTGAGTAGCCGGCGGGCGTATCCCAGCAGGGCTTCACCCTCCGCGGTAAGCCGCACCAACCTGGGTTCCCGCAGAAACAGGGGTTGCCCCAGGGTCTCCTCAAGCCGCTTGATCTGCATGCTCAGGGCCGAGGGGGTTC contains the following coding sequences:
- a CDS encoding DUF3617 domain-containing protein, which gives rise to MSTLGKKIPGVGVAAIMAAGMLVGTAAASDLNVNPGLWEFRTVMSTEGPMDMPEQRSQETECLTQEDIDQGPLFDMDDMGDGCEVLDSNISSNRVTYTMACDAGDGSTFDTEYSMDLMGDRIEGVMTGDINTPMGDMKLRMDFEGERVGDSC
- a CDS encoding SDR family oxidoreductase; translated protein: MDLQLSDRLFIVCGASDGLGRGICQALLAEGARVLAVGRSPEKLAALAGDSSDRCQTLALDLTADDGPAQVLAALAGKAPSGVVLNAGGPPVGLAAETTGAEWDAAYRLVFRWKAELVTGLLPAMRKATPGRILFVESQGVKQPIPGLAQSNAMRSAVVGYAKTLSQELATTGITVNVLAPGAHDTAALERVTQARQQAWELDRDATRERMQAAIPVGRFGAAEEFGCLAAWLLSPHSGYITGQVISHDGGNIQGLFG
- a CDS encoding DUF2189 domain-containing protein; protein product: MAGSVAAKLDLGADHPVIIHRVSMEEPWRWLAAGWRDIGRCPGVSVGYGLIWVVLSLMLVGGLWLIDQGSWLLPLIAGFMLMGPLVAVGNYEISRRLQQGMEVSLPPVLLAWRSNPTQIALMGVLLMVFLLAWIRFATILFALFFGVHIPTVETTTIYTDLLLSGTGVSLVLTGTVIGAILAFVAFALSVVSIPRLLDQPNTSVLEAVITSLAVVQQNFKPMLLWGFLLSVVTFAGLAVGFVGLAVALPLLGHASWHAYRDLVSEGTREPK
- a CDS encoding enoyl-CoA hydratase-related protein — protein: MSETTTAVHVPEHGDDGIATLTLDIPGTNSNNFSLALINALHGALDELQAREGLVGLILRSTKNTGFAVGADSAELERMLDPAYAATYIRRGQALTCRIAALPVPTVALLHGSCRGVGLELAIACRYRLAADAASTALCLPDVMLDQHCGFGGSARLADLIGGTPALAVMETGRVVTPEEARQMGLVDGVHAGEELDAAARSLLQSDPGPHRPKGTQKLLSTRPVWWLLDRIRQADDLGDTAPEARVGADALRTLWRDHGGGSLHRRLRAERSSVLRLLSQPPARNRIRLYAMTDRYMAESRRIEATIPGRVHVIGAGALGSELVSLLVANGFRVSVQDLLSDRLDALRTRLLGVQPSNVADGEAESVGEPFLAGEPDDLASVDLVVEAIDENADLKRALFEELEGKLGPEAVIASTTSTVPLASLAGQLVHPTRLVGLRMIRELTGAGIGPVVEVAVAADGGDAAARTAAALVAALDRMPLYVKDCPGGLLHRLLLPYVLAGAALYSRSDRELVDGAGRYAGMTLGPLELADWIGLDTSVALAEQLEKEVPAQLRDLVDAGHLGQRTGHGFHDWRGSKRVTASPPQGRSRFPEIADLLMATLREQALACSAAGLVAEDDLIDVVATLAAGVPGYTGGPLNWARQHQQGSKDD
- a CDS encoding GntP family permease; amino-acid sequence: MTGIIAILIALALLIYLAYRGLSLLILAPALAALVALVSVEAPLFASYTQVFMGSAGDFIVRFFPLFLLGAIFGKLMEDSGCADVLAQAIVARLGDAKAVLAVVLSCGVMTYGGVSLFVVAFAVYPIAAALFRQADLPKRLIPGTIALGAFTFTMTALPGTPAIQNAIPMPYFGTSAFAAPGLGILTGLVMLILGQAWLNYRVKQAKSAGEGYGDHPDDAPQVDKDLRERSSGEGFDLMELPTEETPRDRPPLALAVLPIVLVIALNLLFTAVIIPAMDTDYLAEPQYGATSIDSLRGVWSIIGALVISILVLVFTNLKRLPRLTGTLDSGANASVLPIFNTASLVGFGSVVASLAAFDTISGWVTGMGGDNPLISLAIAVNLLAGMTGSASGGMSIALSTLGDTYLAMGQAAGISPELMHRVTAVATGGLDALPHNGAVITLLSICGLTHRQAYLDIAVVAMLVPIIALVFLITVGTVFGTF
- a CDS encoding patatin-like phospholipase family protein — its product is MAKGAHKRIDLALQGGGAHGALTWGVLHRILEDERIEIDGISGTSAGAMNGVMVADGLQRNGRDGAREALQTFWKAVSDAARFSPIQRSPWDRLTGNYSLDHSPSYLFFESLTQLVPPAKLNPLGINPLRDLVADQVDFERVNACRKVKVYVTATNVRTGRPHIFRQPDLSADTVMASACLPFMFDAVVIDGEAYWDGGYSGNPALYPLVDDQGCRDLVVVQINPLVRRQLPGTAREILNRLNEITFNSSLIKELRSIQLLHQLIDAEGLELERYRAMRLHLIHAEHEIEQLSASSKLNAEWSFLTRLRDQGYRWASDWLDKHFDDIGERSTFDLDELFEDAFRPIREAKKPRDQD
- a CDS encoding universal stress protein yields the protein MAQLPDILLVPVDGSTNASKAAAYATNLAEKLGCRVRLLFAFAKTPQDMFGVPTEMPNPRELAHFSPEAFERLRDETAQAAFGAARKAMGETGISVEEKIIRGEAGDAIIEHAAGEQSAMIIIGRRGLSRFRELLVGSTTQRVMHHANCPVLVVR
- a CDS encoding LysR substrate-binding domain-containing protein codes for the protein MNQTAQPDPVPQPLPLLETDVLRTFVAIAECGSFTRAARQVFRTPSALSMQIKRLEETLGQPLFLREPRLVRLTAEGEALLGYARRLLKLNEEAVTQFLAPPLAGTVRFGTPDDVGTRVLPGVLARFARSHPAAQVNVSVGGTLDIIRRLDLDELDLALVTGGNDGQDQGRGEVVDTESLVWAGREGGIAARRTPLPLALASQGCAWRTKALAALDAAGVGYRVAYSSENCAGQEAAMIADLAVAPFPLSLIRPPLRRLGPDTGLPPLGDYQVLLVRNPKRSPVADALAEYVIEELRLARGG